A region of Dioscorea cayenensis subsp. rotundata cultivar TDr96_F1 chromosome 5, TDr96_F1_v2_PseudoChromosome.rev07_lg8_w22 25.fasta, whole genome shotgun sequence DNA encodes the following proteins:
- the LOC120261904 gene encoding sphinganine C4-monooxygenase 1-like, whose protein sequence is MAFNVSDEVLSVYVPVMVYWTVAAIYTFIGTYLEDYRLHPVGAEEKQNVATKAQVIRGVLYQQIGQIVMQTIVTKMVMGDGGGETKQPPFLICLCQFFIAMVVLDLWQYLGHIYLHVNKFMYKHIHSWHHALVVPYAWGAFYNHPLEGFILDTIGGGLAFLISGMTPRTSIFFYSFASIKSIDMHSSLYLPWNPLRLCFRNNVAYHDIHHRLKGSKYNYAQPFFMSWDLVFGTYMPFSVEKREGGGFEARPLKDM, encoded by the exons ATGGCTTTTAATGTCTCTGATGAAGTTCTCAGCGTCTATGTGCCGGTGATGGTTTACTGGACTGTCGCAGCCATATATACATTTATAGGTACATACTTAGAAGACTACCGTTTGCATCCAGTTGGTGCAGAAGAAAAGCAGAACGTTGCTACCAAAGCCCAAGTTATCAGAGGTGTTCTTTACCAGCAAATTGGTCAGATAGTCATGCAAACCATAGTCACCAAG atgGTGAtgggtgatggtggtggagagACAAAGCAACCACCATTCCTAATATGTTTATGCCAGTTCTTCATAGCCATGGTGGTTCTTGATCTATGGCAGTACTTGGGACATATATACTTACACGTAAACAAGTTCATGTATAAGCACATACATTCATGGCATCATGCATTGGTTGTGCCATATGCATGGGGTGCTTTCTACAACCATCCCTTGGAGGGATTCATTTTGGATACTATTGGTGGTGGTTTGGCCTTCTTGATCTCCGGCATGACGCCAAGGACAAGcatattcttctattcttttgcAAGTATTAAGTCTATAGACATGCATTCATCTCTTTATTTGCCATGGAATCCTCTTCGGTTGTGTTTTAGGAATAACGTGGCTTACCATGATATACACCACCGTCTCAAAGGAAGCAAGTATAACTATGCGCAGCCTTTCTTTATGTCATGGGACTTGGTCTTTGGGACTTACATGCCTTTCAGTGTGGAGAAGAGGGAGGGTGGAGGCTTTGAGGCTAGGCCACTTAAGGATATGTGA
- the LOC120260761 gene encoding sphinganine C4-monooxygenase 1-like: MAFGISDELLGTFVPIAVYWLYSGLYILLDGFDKYRLHTRAEEAEKNVVSRSSVVKGVLLQQAVQVIVSLLLFMVVKDDTAVAPKQPSILVIATQFAVAMFVMDTWQYFMHRYMHINKFLYKHIHSKHHSLIVPYAFGALYNHPAEGLILDTIGGVLSFLISGMTPRTSIFFFSFATIKTVDDHCGLWLPGNILHVFFRNNSAYHDVHHQLYGNKYNFSQPFFTTWDKILGTHMPYSLENRKEGGFEAKPIKRD, translated from the exons ATGGCTTTTGGAATATCAGATGAATTGCTAGGCACCTTTGTGCCAATTGCTGTCTACTGGTTATACTCAGGATTATACATCTTATTGGATGGTTTCGACAAGTATCGCTTGCATACAAGAGCCGAAGAAGCCGAAAAAAACGTCGTCTCAAGATCATCTGTTGTCAAGGGTGTTCTCTTGCAACAAGCGGTCCAAGTCATTGTCTCACTTCTCCTTTTCATG GTGGTTAAGGATGATACTGCTGTCGCACCGAAACAACCTTCGATCCTTGTGATTGCTACTCAATTCGCTGTGGCAATGTTTGTTATGGATACATGGCAATACTTCATGCACAGATACATGCACATCAACAAGTTCTTGTACAAGCACATACATTCAAAGCATCACTCTCTTATTGTTCCTTATGCATTTGGTGCTCTCTATAACCATCCTGCTGAAGGATTGATTTTAGACACAATTGGTGGTgttctttcatttttaatctCCGGCATGACACCGAGAAcatccatcttcttcttctccttcgcGACAATCAAAACTGTCGACGATCATTGCGGTTTATGGCTCCCTGGGAATATCCTTCATGTTTTCTTCAGGAACAATAGTGCTTATCATGATGTTCATCATCAACTCTATGGAAACAAATACAATTTCTCTCAGCCATTTTTCACTACATGGGATAAGATTCTTGGCACACACATGCCTTATTCTCTTGAGAACAGAAAGGAAGGAGGATTTGAGGCGAAACCCATAAAAAGAGATTaa
- the LOC120261552 gene encoding ATP-dependent RNA helicase SUV3L, mitochondrial has product MAASLLLRSLVSSRFSISRLVPLLSSLRILPLLSPSSSPIPIPLLCPQPYFFSSSSSSFCSSPSIQDPNLHYFHSGDGIYSHLRALDDGSAQVTRSEWEALTKTLRAFAKSPWAADQALAIYIPASFFPSAARKFRYFLLSRVPGDLLHHLLSFPPDDPDSAAKFLFPIFADFCLDRFADELRQFRSLMDSADLTRPHTWFPFARVMKRKIIYHCGPTNSGKTYNALQRFMEAGNGVYCSPLRLLAMEVFDKVNALGVYCNLHTGQEKKTLPFSNHIACTIEMVSTDDLFDVAVIDEIQMMADPTRGYAWTRALLGLKADEIHLCGDPSVLKIVKKICKETGDELQVNHYARFKPLVVEAKTLLGDLKNVRSGDCIVAFSRREIFEVKLSIEKFTKHKCCVIYGALPPETRRHQAELFNDQENEYDVLVASDAIGMGLNLNIRRVVFNTLSKYNGDKIVPVAASQVKQIAGRAGRRGSIYPDGLVTTFLSEDLDYLIECLQQPFDEVKKVGLFPFFEQVELFAAKFPKVTFCELLDKFRDNCRLDGSYFLCRHDGVNKVANMLEKVQGLSLQERFNFCFAPVNIRDPKAMYHLLRFASHYSEKRPVGIAMGMPKGSAKNDAELLDLETKHQILSMYLWLSHHFKEETFPYVQKAETMAISIASLLGESLAKACWKPESRQKGKPKPLKEVDDDHGEISAPEDGFERPRSLINIFEMKRQENSSLKHPLGKAPA; this is encoded by the exons ATGGCGGCCTCTCTCCTTCTCCGATCCCTCGTCTCCTCTCGCTTCTCCATCTCTCGTCTTGTCCCTCTCCTCTCCTCCCTGCGCATCCTTCCCCTCTtatccccttcttcttctccgaTCCCAATCCCTCTCCTTTGCCCCCAACCCtacttcttctcctcctcctcctcctccttctgcTCCTCTCCTTCAATCCAAGACCCTAATCTCCACTATTTTCACTCTGGCGATGGTATCTACTCCCACCTTCGCGCCCTCGATGATGGCTCCGCGCAGGTGACGCGCTCTGAGTGGGAAGCCCTGACGAAAACCTTACGTGCTTTCGCGAAGTCTCCATGGGCCGCCGACCAAGCTCTGGCCATCTATATCCCTGCCTCTTTCTTCCCCTCAGCTGCGCGTAAGTTCCGCTACTTCCTCCTCTCTCGCGTCCCCGGTGATCTCCTCCACCACCTGCTCTCCTTCCCTCCTGATGATCCCGACTCTGCTGCCAAATTCCTCTTTCCCATCTTCGCTGACTTCTGCCTCGACCGCTTCGCGGACGAGCTTCGCCAGTTCCGTAGTCTGATGGACTCTGCGGACCTTACTCGCCCCCACACTTGGTTCCCCTTCGCCCGGGTCATGAAGCGGAAGATCATTTACCATTGCGGCCCGACCAACAGTGGCAAGACCTACAATGCTTTGCAGCGCTTCATGGAGGCTGGCAATGGCGTTTATTGCAGCCCGTTGAGGTTGCTCGCTATGGAGGTATTTGATAAGGTTAATGCTTTAGGTGTGTATTGTAATTTGCATACCGGGCAGGAGAAGAAGACGTTGCCTTTTTCGAATCATATTGCATGTACTATTGAAATGGTTTCCACGGATGATCTTTTTGATGTTGCTGTCATTGATGAGATTCAAATGATGGCTGATCCTACCCGTGGGTATGCTTGGACTAGAGCTTTGCTTGGCTTGAAAGCTGATGAGATTCATTTGTGTGGCGACCCAAGTGTGCTTAAGATTGTCAAGAAGATTTGCAAGGAGACTGGGGATGAACTCCAGGTGAACCATTATGCTAGGTTTAAGCCTTTGGTTGTGGAAGCAAAGACACTCTTGGGTGATTTGAAGAATGTGCGGTCGGGGGATTGCATTGTGGCATTCTCAAGACGGGAGATTTTTGAGGTTAAACTATCAATTGAGAAGTTCACAAAGCATAAGTGTTGTGTTATTTATGGGGCATTGCCACCAGAGACTAGGAGGCACCAGGCTGAATTGTTTAATGATCAGGAAAATGAGTATGATGTGTTGGTGGCTAGTGATGCCATTGGAATGGGTTTGAATTTGAATATCAGGAGGGTTGTGTTTAATACTTTGTCAAAGTATAATGGGGATAAGATTGTGCCAGTTGCAGCTTCGCAGGTGAAGCAGATAGCTGGGAGGGCAGGAAGGAGGGGCAGCATATACCCGGATGGGCTTGTGACTACCTTCTTGTCAGAAGATTTGGATTATCTGATCGAATGCTTGCAGCAGCCATTTGATGAGGTTAAAAAAGTTGGTCTATTTCCATTCTTTGAGCAAGTGGAGTTGTTTGCTGCTAAGTTCCCTAAAGTTACATTCTGTGAGCTGCTTGACAAGTTCAGAGATAATTGCCGCCTTGATGGTTCCTATTTCTTGTGCCGGCACGATGGTGTTAATAAAGTGGCTAATATGTTGGAGAAGGTGCAAGGGTTGTCTCTTCAAGAACGGTTCAACTTCTGTTTTGCGCCTGTCAACATTAGGGATCCAAAAGCAATGTACCACCTTTTGCGATTTGCTTCCCACTACAGTGAGAAGCGTCCTGTTGGTATAGCCATGGGGATGCCAAAGGGTTCTGCTAAGAATGATGCGGAGCTTCTGGATCTTGAGACAAAGCATCAAATCCTGTCTATGTACTTATGGTTATCACACCACTTTAAGGAGGAGACATTTCCGTATGTTCAGAAAGCTGAGACAATGGCAATTAGTATTGCAAGTTTGCTTGGTGAATCTTTAGCAAAAGCTTGCTGGAAACCAGAATCTAGGCAAAAGGGGAAGCCAAAACCTCTGAAAGAGGTTGATGATGATCATGGGGAAATATCTGCGCCTGAAGATGGATTTGAGAGACCTAGGTCACTCATTAACATATTTGAAAT GAAAAGGCAAGAAAATTCCAGTCTGAAGCACCCTTTGGGAAAGGCTCCAGCATGA
- the LOC120261420 gene encoding probable methyltransferase PMT2, which yields MALKANASDSRTRSSVSIFIVIGLCCFFYILGAWQKSGFGRGDSIAVEITKQTDCTVLSNLNFETHHSGTDADNLSDSQVQTFEPCHDRFTDYTPCQDQSRAMTFPRENMNYRERHCPPDEEKLYCLIPAPSGYVAPFPWPKSRDYVPYANVPYKSLTVEKAVQNWVQYEGNVFRFPGGGTQFPQGADTYINQLASVIPIANGTVRTALDTGCGVASWGAYLLKRNVLAMSFAPRDSHEAQVQFALERGVPAVIGVLGTIQLPYPSRAFDMAHCSRCLIPWGSNDGMYMMEVDRVLRPGGYWVLSGPPINWKTNYRAWQRTKDDLEEEQRKIEEIAALLCWDKVSEKGEIAIWRKRINGDSCPWKQGNSRVSVCESGDADDVWYKPMKPCVTPLPEVNRPEEFAGGQLKAFPDRLNAVPPRISSGDVPGASVDAYQEDNRLWRKHVKAYKKVNKYLDNGRYRNIMDMNAGFGSFAAAIDSPKLWVMNVVPTVAEKSMLSVVYERGLIGIYHDWCEAFSSYPRTYDLIHANGVFSLYKNKCKMEDILLEMDRLLRPEGAVIFRDEVDVLVKVKRMASGMRWNTKMVDHEDGPLVPEKILFAVKQYWVGGNKTKEE from the exons ATGGCTTTAAAAGCAAATGCATCAGATAGTAGAACTCGAAGCTCTGTATCTATATTTATTGTCATTGGTCTGTGCTGCTTCTTCTATATCCTTGGTGCTTGGCAAAAGAGTGGTTTTGGTAGAGGAGATAGCATAGCAGTTGAAATCACAAAGCAAACGGACTGCACTGTGCTAtctaatttgaattttgagACTCATCACAGTGGGACAGATGCTGACAATCTCTCTGATTCACAAGTTCAGACCTTTGAGCCATGTCATGACCGTTTTACTGATTACACTCCTTGCCAAGATCAAAGCCGGGCAATGACATTTCCTCGAGAGAATATGAATTATAGGGAGAGACATTGTCCCCCTGATGAAGAAAAGCTTTATTGTCTTATCCCAGCACCAAGTGGCTATGTAGCCCCATTTCCCTGGCCAAAAAGTCGTGACTATGTTCCCTATGCTAATGTGCCCTACAAGAGCTTGACGGTCGAGAAGGCTGTTCAGAATTGGGTCCAGTATGAGGGTAATGTGTTCCGGTTTCCTGGTGGCGGCACACAGTTTCCTCAAGGAGCTGATACATACATCAATCAACTTGCTTCCGTTATTCCAATTGCCAATGGTACTGTTAGAACTGCCCTTGACACTGGTTGTGGG GTTGCGAGCTGGGGTGCCTACTTGCTTAAAAGGAATGTGCTTGCGATGTCATTTGCACCAAGAGACTCGCATGAGGCACAGGTTCAGTTTGCTCTAGAAAGAGGTGTACCTGCTGTCATTGGTGTTCTTGGAACCATACAGCTTCCATACCCATCAAGAGCCTTTGACATGGCTCATTGCTCTAGGTGCTTAATTCCGTGGGGATCAAATG ATGGAATGTACATGATGGAGGTGGATCGGGTTCTCAGGCCTGGTGGCTATTGGGTTCTTTCAGGTCCTCCAATTAATTGGAAGACTAACTACCGGGCATGGCAGCGTACTAAAGATGATCTTGAGGAGGAACAAAGAAAGATTGAAGAAATTGCTGCACTTCTTTGCTGGGATAAGGTTTCTGAAAAGGGTGAAATTGCTATCTGGAGGAAGAGGATAAATGGAGATTCATGCCCTTGGAAGCAAGGGAATAGCCGTGTGAGTGTTTGTGAATCAGGAGATGCAGATGATGTCTG GTACAAGCCAATGAAGCCTTGTGTAACTCCTTTGCCTGAGGTGAATAGGCCCGAAGAGTTTGCTGGGGGTCAACTAAAGGCGTTCCCCGATAGGCTAAATGCAGTTCCTCCTAGAATATCTAGTGGTGATGTACCTGGGGCATCTGTTGATGCATATCAAGAAGATAACAGATTGTGGAGAAAACATGTCAAAGCTTATAAGAAAGTCAATAAATATCTTGACAATGGGAGGTATCGCAATATAATGGACATGAATGCTGGTTTTGGTAGTTTTGCTGCAGCAATTGATTCTCCAAAATTATGGGTAATGAATGTCGTGCCTACTGTTGCTGAGAAATCCATGTTGAGTGTTGTCTATGAACGAGGATTGATTGGCATATATCATGACTG GTGTGAAGCTTTCTCCTCATACCCAAGAACATATgatcttattcatgcaaatggTGTTTTCAGTCTTTACAAGAACAA ATGCAAAATGGAAGATATCCTTCTAGAGATGGACAGACTTTTGAGACCAGAAGGTGCAGTTATCTTCCGCGATGAAGTTGATGTCTTGGTGAAGGTAAAAAGGATGGCCAGTGGCATGAGATGGAATACAAAAATGGTGGATCATGAAGACGGTCCTTTAGTACCAGAGAAGATACTGTTTGCTGTGAAGCAGTACTGGGTCGGcggaaacaaaacaaaggaagaATAA